The DNA region GGGTCGACGAGGTGGTCATCGACGGTGTCGGCAGCGGCCTGGCGACGATGGTCAGCCGCAGTTCCGACGCGCTGCGCCGAGTGCAGACCGGCTTCGCCCGCTCGTATGCCCTGACCATCCTCGCCGGGGCCACCCTGATGGTGGCGGCCGTCCTGCTGACGGGAGTGTGGCGGTGAACGACTTCCCGATCCTGACGGTGCTCTGGGCCCTCCCGCTGCTCGGGGCGGCCGTCATCATCCTGCTGCCCGCGGCACTCCAACGTTTCGCGAAGGTCGCCGGCGTCGCGGTGTCGCTGGCCGTGCTGGCGATCGCGCTCATGCTGGCCGTGCAGTTCGACCCCGCCGGCGCGCAGTATCAGTTCGTCGAGGATATGGCGTGGATTCCGTCCTTCGGCACCGGCTACATCCTGGGCCTGGACGGAATCGCGTTGGTGCTGGTGGTTTTGACGGCGGTGCTGGTGCCGCTGCTGTTGTTGGCCGGCTGGACCGACGCCGACGACACTCCCGGCGAGAAGCAACTGCTGTCCGGCCGGGCCCCGCACGCCTACGTCGCGCTGACACTGGCCGTCGAGGGGATGGTGCTGATCGCCCTGCTCGCCCTCGACGTGTTGCTGTTCTACGTGTTCTTCGAGGCCATGCTGATCCCGCTGTACTTCCTGATCGGCGGCTTCGGCGCGCACCGGGCCGGGCGGTCCCGGGCGGCGGTGAAGTTCCTGCTGTACAACCTGTTCGGCGGCTTGATCATGCTGGCCGCGATCATCGGCCTGTACGTCGTGACCGCCGGCAGCGACGCGTTCGACGGCGGCACCTTCGACTTCCGCGCGATCGTGGCCGCGGTCGCAAACGGTGAACTCGACGTCAACCCCGCGGTGATGCACGCGCTGTTCCTCGGGTTCATGCTCGCGTTCGCGATCAAGGCCCCGCTGTGGCCGTTCCACCGTTGGCTGCCGGATGCCGCGGTGGAATCCAAACCCGCCACCGCGGTGCTGATGATGGCCGTCGTCGACAAGGTCGGGACCTTCGGGATGCTGCGGTACTGCCTGCCGCTGTTCCCCGATTCGGCCACGCTGTTCGCCCCGGCCATCATGGTGCTGGCGGTCATCAGCATCATCTACGGCGCCATCCTGGCGTTCGGGCAGACCGATTTCATGCGGCTCATCGCCTACACCTCGATCTCGCACTTCGGGTTCATCATCCTGGGCATCTTCGTGATGACCAGCCAGGCCCAGTCCGGCTCGACCCTGTACATGATCAACCACGGGCTGTCGACCGCGGCGTTGTTCCTGATCGCCGGTTTCCTGGTGTCGCGCAGGGGTTCTCGCGTCATCGCCGATTACGGCGGCGTGCAGACGGTGGCGCCGGTGCTGGCCGGCACCTTCCTGGTCGCGGGACTGGCCACCCTGTCATTGCCCGGGCTGGCCCCCTTCATCAGCGAATTCCTGGTGCTCATCGGAACCTTCACCCGCTACCCGGTGTTGGCGGTGCTCGCCTCCGCGGCGCTGGTGCTCTCGGCGATCTATGTGCTGTGGATGTATCAGCGGATGATGACCGGGCCCGTCACCGCCGGCAGCGAGAACGTGCGCGATCTGATTCCCCGGGAACTGGCGGTGGTCACCCCCCTGATCGCCCTGCTGCTGGTGCTCGGCTTTTATCCGAAACCCGCGCTGGATCTGATCAACCCGGCGATCCAGCACACCCTGACCACCATCGGTCAGACCGACCCGTCGCCCGCGGTGGCAGAGGGAGCAGCGGAATGACCACGGTGTTAGCGCTGCAGGCACCCAGCGTCGAGTACGCCCAGCTTTCGCCGATGCTGATCGTGATCGGCGTCGCCGTCGCGGGCGTGCTCGTCGAGGCCTTCCTGCCGCGCCGACTCCGCTACCGGACCCAACTGCTGTTGAGTCTCGGCGGTCTGAGCGCGGCACTGATCGCGGCGGGGATACTGCTGCGTGACCTGGGCGACGGAACGGGGACCTCGGCGGTGACGGGGTCCGTCGCCGTCGACGCGCCCGCGCTGTTCCTGCAGGTCACCGTTCTGGTGATCGCGATCCTGGGCGTGCTGCTGATCGCCGAACGGCGGGCACCGAGTCCCGAATCCGACGATCCGGCAGGCGGTTTGGATGCCTTCACCCCGCAGGCCGCGGCGGTGCCCGGCAGCGTGGCCGAGAAGGAGGCCACCCGGGCCGGGATAATCCAGACCGAGGTGTTCCCGTTCACGATGTTCGCGGTCACCGGGATGCTGCTGTTCGGCGCCGCCGACGACCTGTTGACGATGTTCATCGCCCTGGAGGTGCTGTCGCTGCCGCTGTATCTGGTGTGCGGCCTGGCGCGGCACCGCCGGTTGCTCTCGCAGGAAGCCGCGCTGAAATACTTTCTGCTGGGCGCGTTCTCGTCGGCGTTCTTTCTGTACGGCATGGCCCTGCTCTACGGGTACAGCGGCACCTTCGCCCTGACCGGCATCGCCGACGCCATCGCCGAACCCGGCGGGCAATCCTCCAGGGTGGCGCTGGTCGGCGTCGGCCTGGTGGCTGTCGGACTGCTGTTCAAGGTGGGCGCGGTGCCGTTCCACTCCTGGGTTCCCGATGTGTACCAGGGCGCCCCCACCCCGATCACCGGATTCATGGCGGCGGCGACCAAGGTGGCGGCGTTCGGCGCCATGCTGCGGTTGTTCTACGTCGCGGTGCCTGAACTGCAGGCCGGGTGGCGGCCGATGATGTGGGCGGTGGCCATCGCGACCATGGTGATCGGCACCGTCGCTGCGGTCCGGCAGACGAACGTCAAACGCCTGCTGGCGTATTCGGCGGTCTCCCACGCCGGATTCATCCTCACCGGCGTCGTCGCGCTCACCGACAGCGGGGTCTCCAGCACGCTGTTCTATCTGTTCGCCTACGGGTTCTCGACCCTGGGCGCGTTCGCGGTCGTCGGCCTGGTCCGCGACAGCACCGGCGCCGAGGACTCGGAGATGGCCCGCTGGGCCGGGCTGGGTCGGCGCTATCCGCTGGTGGGGGCGGTGTTCGCGCTGTTTCTGCTCGCCTTCGCCGGCATCCCGTTGACCAGCGGGTTCGTCAGCAAGTTCGCGGTGTTCAAGGCGGCCGGCGAGGGCGGCGCGATGCCGCTGGTGGTGGTCGGTGTCGTGGCGAGCGCGATCGCCGCCTACTTCTACATCCGGGTGATCGTGTGGATGTTCTTCACCGACCCGCCGCCGGATGCTCCCGTCGTGGTGGTTCCCAGCTGGACCGGCAAGGCCACGGTGGGCCTGACGGCGGGCATCACGCTGCTGTTGGGCGCCCTGCCGCAGCCGCTGCTGGATCTGGCCAACAACTCCACGCAGTTCCTGCGCTAGCGTCAGACCATGTCTGTCGTCACCACCACCGACCACGGCGCGGTGCGCGTCATCACCATGAACCGGCCGGAGGCGCGAAACGCCCTGGGCCACCTGCTGATCGAGACGCTGTACGGCGCGTTCGCCGACGCCGACGCCGATCCAGCGGTGCGCGCGGTGGTCCTCACCGGGACCGACCCGGCGTTCTGTGCCGGCGTCGACCTCAAGGAGGCCGAGCGGTTGGGCGACGCGTACTTCGCGCGGTTCCAAAGCCACAACTGCATCACCAAGCCGGCCGAGATGAGCACCCCGATCATCGGGGCGGTCAACGGGCCGGTGTTCACCGGCGGGCTCGAGATGGCGCTGGCCTGTGACTTCCTGATCGCCTCGGAGCGTGCGGTATTCGCCGATACGCACGCGCGGGTCGGGATCCTGCCCGGCGGCGGGATGACGGCCCGGCTGCCGCAGCGGGTGGGCGCCGGCATGGCTCGGCGGTTGTCGATGACCGGTGAGGTGGTCGACGCCGCACGTGCCGAACGCATCGGCCTGGTCACCGAGGTGGTGGCACACGAGCGGCTGCTACCGCACGCCGTCGATCTGGCCACCCAGATCGCCGAGGTACCCGCACCGACCATGGCCGGCCTCAAGGAAATCTACCGACGCGGCTGGGCCGGGGTCACCGACGCCGCCCTGGCGACCGAAAAGCAGATCGCCGGCGCTCAGCAGCTGGATGCGGCGGGCCTGGCGCAACGCCGGGCCGACGTGATGGCCCGCAACAAGAGCCAGATACCGTAAGTGTTCCCGTAGAACCATTCAGCGAGGATCACACATGCAGACGGCGACCTTGACCCCCTACTTCGTGGCCGACGGAGACCAGTTCGTGCCCAACGAGATCGCCCAGGGTGGGTGGGGTCCCACCCTCGGCGGCCAGGTGGTCGGTGGACTGTTGGCCCGCAGCATCGATGCCCAACGCGTCGACGCCGACCTGATCCCGGTCCGGCTCACGGTCGACATGCTGCGGCGGGTGGCCACCGAACCGGTGCAGGTACGCGCGGAGGTGCTCCGCGTCGGCGGCCGCATGCAGTCCATGGCGGCGACCATGACCCAGCACGGCGAGGTCGTGGCCCGCGCCTCCGCGCTCTGCCTACGCCGCGGCGAACAACCCGGGGAGCAGGCGTGGAGCACCCCGATCGAGATGCCGCCGCTGCCGCGCGAGCCCGCCGAGTTCGACAACGCGATCCCGATGTTCGTCAAGGCCTACGGCCGGGACCCGGGCATCAAGGGCGGCATGGAATGGCAGCACGACGGCCCCCGATATGCCTGGGTGCGCGAGGTCCGCGAACTGATCGCCGGCGAGCCCAACTCGCCGTTCGTGCAGGCCGCGCTGGCCGTCGACGTCACGGCGTCGATGACCGGATTCACCACCTCGGGACTGGGATTCATCAACGCCGACTACACGTTGACGCTGTGCCGGCTGCCCGAGGGACCCTACATCGGGATGGCCGCGCTGACCCACTACAGCGCGGCGGGCCTGGCCACCGGCACCGCGAGCCTGTTCGACGCGCAAGGGCCCATCGGTACCGGGGTGACGACCGCGATCGCCAACCCGCACTTCGGCGCGCGGAGCTTCGTCAGGTCCGCGGGGTCAAAGTGAACGGGAGCCAGTAGGTACCCGGCCCGTCCCCCGGGCACCCCGGCGCGGCGACCGTGAAAGTGCGCTCCCCGGCGAAACTTCCGGCGCCGCTGGGACGCAGGAAGTCCGACCGCATCGTGGTCACCGGGCTGCCGTCGTCACAGTGGAACGGGTACTCGCCGCTGGACTCCCACCGGTCACCGTTCCACCGGTAGTCGAACAGCACCGGTGCATCGGGGTTGTCCGCCAGCTCGGTCAGCAACAGCCAGTGCGCAACACAGCCGTCGGCTCCGCATTCGGTGGCGAAACTGGCGGCCTGGGTGGACGGTTCGGAAACGTCCGGCCGACCGTTGAAGGTCTGCCTGGAGTGATCCAGGTAGGTGTCGTAGGAGCCGTACAGCGGAACCGGCTCGGCCCGGTCGGCGTGCGCCGCCGGGACGCCCGCACCCGCCGCGACGGTCAGTACCAGCACGGCGCCGATTCTGGGCAACATGGCTCTGAATAGCACACCGTCGGCGCCGCTAGGAGCCGAATGGCGCAAATGTCCCGTCCAGCACGTCGCGGTGTCCGACGGTGCGACCGGTGACCCGGTTCGGGTCCACGAGCGCGAGGCGCACCACCGCTTCGGCGAAGTCATCCTCGGACCCGGCGTTTTCGAAGTCGGCCCGGTAATAGGACAGGCCGGGCGTCATCATCGCCTGCGACGGGGACAATGCGTTGACCGAGATGTTGCGCCGCTGCAACTCATAGGCGGCCGAGGACGTCAGGTGTTCCAGCGCCGCCTTGGATCCGCCGTAGCCGGGCAGGATTCCACCGGAGAAGTCCTCGTAGGGTCCCGAACCCGGGATGCGGGAGGCGACCGAACTGATGTTGATGATCGCGCCGCGGCCCGCGGTGATCATGTCCGGGGTCACCAACTGCATGAGTTCGTAGGCCGCGAACACGGCAATCTCGAAGTGCCGCCGGAACGCGTGCACCGGAGTGCCGACGAAGGCGGGCCAATCCGCGGCCGGCGCAAGGGGTTTAGCCGGCTTGTCGGGCTTGGCTGCCGGCGCGGCGGCACCGTCCTTCGGTGGGCGGCCGGGCGCGGTGAAAGCCGCATTGTTGACCAGAATCGTCGTCGGCCCCAACGCATCTCGCGCCTCGGCGACAATCCGCGGCAGATCTTCCCGCACGGTCAGGTCCGCCCGGATGGCGACCGCGGTGCCGCCGGCCTGCTCGATCTCGGCCACGGTTTCCCCGATGGTGCCGGGCAGCCGCTCGTTCCACACCTGTTCGGTGCGTGCGACCACGGCCACCTTGGCACCCTCGGCGGCCAACGCCAGAGCGACCGCGCGGCCCAGGCCGCGGCTGGCACCCGTCACGATGGCGACGTCGCCGTCCAGTCTTGCCATGCTCATCTCCTCACGCCGTGCACCACGATCGCGGTGGTCTGATCGACCCAAGCATCATCGACCACGATGTCTGGGGCCAACAACATTCTCAGCAGGGTCGCGCCGCCGATCACCTCGACCAGTCGATCCGGGTCGATGTCGGCGTGCACTTCACCGCGGCGTTCGGCCTCGACCAGCCGGATCCGGACGGCTCCGAAAACGTCGATGAAACGCCGCATCACCCGCGCGTTCAGATCGGCATCGGCAGCCATGTCCGCGATCAATCCCGGTAATGCGGCCCGTACCAGCGGGCTGGTGAAAACGTCCTTGGCCGCGGCGATCATCGCGCGGATGTCGGCGGCGATATCGCCCGCGGGCATCGCCAGCGCGGTCGGTGCGGCCGGAAACGCGGCCTCGTGCACCAATTCCGCCTTGCTCGACCAGCGGCGGTACAGCGCGGTCTTGGTGGTGCCGGCCCGCTCCGCGATGGCGGCCATCGTCAGATTGGCGTACCCGACCTCGACGAGCAAATCCCCCGTCGCGGCCAGGATCGCCGCGTCGATGCGCGGGTCCCGCGGCCGGCCCGCCGCGGCGGCCTTGTCAAGCGGTGCCTGGTCTGGTTTCATAACGCTACTCACAGTATCGTAATTGCGTCGCGAAGGAACAGTCCAATGGCGAACGAACCGACCACCGACTCCGTCACCGTGGAAAACGTCGACCGCCTGCAACGCTCCAGCCGCGACGTCACCGAACTGCCGAAACTGTTGTCGCAGTGGCTTTCCCGGGTGACCAACGGCGCCCTGTCCCCCGAGATCACGGTGGAGAGCGGCATCGACTCCAACGGCATGTCCTCCGAGACGATCATCCTGACCGGACGCTGGGACGAGGACGGCACACCGGTCGAACAGAAGTGGGTGGCCCGGGTGGCCCCGACGGCGGCCGATGTTCCCGTATTTTCTTCTTACCGGCTGGACCATCAGTTCGAGGTGATGCGGCTGGCCGGCGAGCTGACCGATGTTCCGGTCCCGCGGGTGCGCTGGCTGGAGGACACCGGCTCGGTGCTGGGCGCACCGTTCTTCCTGATGGATCACGTCGACGGGGTGGTCCCGCCCGACGTGATGCCCTACACCTTCGGCAACAACTGGTTCGCCGACGCGCCCCCGGAACAACAGCGGGCGCTGCAGGACCGTTCCGTCGAGGTGATCGCCAAACTGCACTCAATTCCGCACGCGGAACAGACCTTCGGATTCCTGGCCGATGCCGCCGGACCCGGCGACACCGCGTTGCGGCGGCAGTTCGGCTGGCTCAAGGACTGGTACGAGTTCGCGGTGCCGGACCTCGGCCGTTCGGCGCTGGTGGACCGCGCGCTGAAGTGGCTCGAGGACCACTTCCCCACCGACGTCGCGGCATCGGAGTCGGTGCTGGTGTGGGGCGATGCCCGGATCGGGAATGTGCTCTACCGCGACTTCGAACCGGTTGCGGTGTTGGACTGGGAGATGGCCACGCTGGGCCCCCGCGAACTCGATGTCTCCTGGATCATCTTCGCGCACCTGGTGTTTCAGGAACTGTGCGGTCTCGCGGGGCTGCCCGGACTGCCGGACGTGCTGCGCGAGGAGGACGTGCGCGCCACCTACCGGGACCGGACCGGCGTCGAGCTGGGCGACCTGCGCTGGTTCTACATCTATTCAGCGGTCATCTGGTGCTGCGTGTTCATGCGCACCGGGGCGCGGCGGGTGCACTTCGGCGAGATGGAAAAGCCCGCCGACATCGAGACGCTGTTCTACCACCGGTCGCTACTCGAAAAGCTGTTGGAAGGAAACGCCTGATGCTCGGTCCCATGGACGAATTCCCGGTACACCAGCTGCCGCAGCCGATCGCCTGGCCCGGCTCGAGCGACCGAAACTTCTACGACCGTTCCTATTTCAACGCCCACGACCGCACCGGCGATATCTTCGTCGTCACCGGCATCGGCTACTACCCCAATCTGGGCGTCAAAGACGCGTTTCTGCTCGTGGCCCGCAACCAGACCCAGACGGCGGTGCACCTGTCGGACGGAATCGACCAGGACCGGCTGCGTCAGCACGTCGGCAACTACCGCGTCGAGGTCAACGAGCCCCTGCACAAGCTGCGCATCGTCCTCGACGAGACCGAGGGCATTGCCGCCGACCTGTCGTGGGTGAGCCTGTTCGACGCCGTCCAGGAGCAGCGCCACATTCTGCGTACCGGTAACCGGGTGACCCTGGACGCCCAACGCTTCGCGCAACTCGGTTGCTGGCAGGGACATTTGGAGATCGACGGCGAGACCATCACCGTCGACCCCGACGTTTGGATCGGCAGCCGCGACCGGTCCTGGGGCATCCGGCCGGTGGGCGAGGCCGAGCCGGCGGGCCGGCCGGCCGATCCGCCGTTCGAGGGTATGTGGTGGCTGTATGTGCCGATGGCCTTCGAGCACTTCTCGATTGTGCTGATCATCCAGGAGGACCCCAGCGGGTTCCGCTCGCTCAACGATTGCACCCGGGTCTGGAAGGACGGCCGCATCGAGCAGCTCGGCTGGCCGCGGGTCAAGATCCACTACACCTCGGGCACCCGGATCCCGACCGGCGGCGTCATCGAGGCCACCGCCGCCGACGGGTCCGCGCTGCGGTTCGAGGTGGAGTCCAAGCTGGCCTGCCCCATCCACGTCGGCGGCGGCTACGGCGGCGACTCCGACTGGATCCACGGCCAGTGGAAGGGTGCGAATTTCACCGAACGGCTGACCTACGACATGACCGACCCGGCGATCATCGGGCGCGCCGGCTTCGGCGTCATCGACCATGTCGGGCGCGCGGTCTGTCACAGCGGCGACGGCTCCACCAGCGAGGGATGGGGCCTGTTCGAGCATGGCGCGCTGGGCCGGCACGACCCGTCCGGCTTCGCCGACTGGCTGACCGTCGCCCCGTAACGGTCAGGGCGCGGGTGGCGCCGGCACGTGGTCCCAGCCGGGCGGCGGAGCGGCCGGCTCGTCGTACCAGCCGGGCGGCGGTGGGCCGCTCAGCGGAAAATAGCCCTCCGGCAGCGGCGGGCCACCCTGTGGCGGCTCCGCGGAGTTGCGTTCGGGCGGCCTACCCGCGGGGTCGTTGAGCGAGGTGAACCCCTCTGGCAGCGGCGGCGGCGACCCGGCACCGGGCGGCGGCGGGGGCGGCGCACCCTCCGGCGCCCCGGCGAGCGCGCCGACGGGATCACCGCTGCGGGCCGCGCGGAACACGTCCATCAGGTACCCGAATTGGCCGCCGGACTGGCCCTGCCCGTAGACGGGGTTCGCCATCTCCGGTACCGGCGGCGGACCGACAGGCGGCGGGGCCGGGGCCGGCGGTACCGGGCCGGGCTCGACGGGATCGGCACCGGCGGTGGCGGCCAGCGCCAGCGCACCGACGGCGACGACCGCGCCGGCGATCGCAGCGCGCGCGGCAGCGGATGGGGTCACACGTCCTAGCTCTGACGACACCGCGCAAGGCTAACCCCTCACCGCGGTTTCGGCGCGTTTTCCCGCGGCGGGCGCGGGTTAGCGCGCCGAAATCGCAGCGCGAAGCTCGGCGACGACGCGCTCGGGCCGCTCCATGAGGTCCTGCCAGGTGAACCGCAGGATCTGCCACCCTTTGAGGGCCAGGGAGTTCTGCCGGCGGCGGTCGGACTGGAAGGTGTTTTGGTCCTGGTGGAATGCCCAGCCGTCGATCTCCACGGCGACCTTGGCCTCGGGGAACGCGAAGTCGACAACATAACCGCCGACGGGATAGTTGGCGATCCACCCGGTGATGCCGGCCAGGTCGACCACGCGAACGAATTCCCGCTCGGCCTGCGAACGGGCCCCGTTGCCCGCGGCCTGCAACATCCGCCGCGCGCGGGGAGCGCCGTAGCGGCCCTTGTTGTTCAGATGCGCTCGCCACAGCTGGCGCAACTCGGTATGCCGCTGCAACGCCGTGTCCATGACGCGGGCGCCGCCGCCGCGCCGTGCGACAGCTTCGACCACGGTCAATGGCAGCGACGTGACCAGAAGTCGCCGCCGCTCCACGACATCGTTGGCACGCAGATCGCGGCGCCGAAGCCGAGTTCCCGGCCGGCTCCGCCCGTGCGAACTCCGCGGGACCGTCACCTCCACGAGTTCCGGCGCCTCGGTCACCAGACCGTGCCACCAGGCGGCGGCGAGCCCACTGGCGACGGCTCGGGGTCCATGGGCCCACACGCCGACGCGAATTCGAGCCGCCGCGGTGAAGGGCCGGTCGTCGACAAAGTAGACGCCGCGCGCACAACGCAACCAATCCTTGGTCCGCACGCGTCGATGCACCGCGTCCTCGCTGAGCCCGCACCGCTTGGCCTGACCCAACGTGATGACGCCGTCCTGAGATCGCAGATATTCGTTCAGCACAGTTAGTTGGACCGTTCCAAGCGACAATCGGTTCCACCCCGTGCGATTTCGGCGCGCTTTCCCGGTCCCATCGCGGGTAACCGCGCCCAGATCGCTAGGGTGCGGGTATGCGTGCAGTCCAGATCACCAGCCTCGATGGACCGGAAGCGGTCCAGATCAACGATGTCGCCGAGCCGGCGGCCCCCGACGACGCGGTGGTCATCGACGTCCACGCCGCCGGGGTGGCCTTCCCGGACGCGCTGTTGAGCCGCGGGCTCTATCAGTACAAACCCGAACTACCCTTCAGCCCGGGCGGGGAGGTGGCCGGCGTGGTCCGCAGCGCGCCCGCCGGGGCACACGTGGCCGCCGGCGACCGCGTGCTGGGCCTGACGATGATCACCGACGGTATGGCCGAGGTGGTCGTGCTCAGCACCGATCGGGTGTTCAAGCTGCCCGACAACATTTCGTTCGAGGCCGGCGCCGGCATCTTGTTCAACGACTTGACGGTGCACTTCGCGCTGCGCACCCGCGGCCGGCTGCTGCCCGGTGAGACCGTGCTGGTGCACGGCGCGGCCGGTGGCATCGGCACCTCGGCGCTGCGGCTGGCACCGGCGCTCGGCGCGGCCCGCACCATCGCCGTGGTGTCCACCGAGGACAAGATCGAACCGGCCAAGGCCGCCGGTGCCGACGACGTCGTGCTGGCCGACGGGTTCAAGGATGCGGTCGCGGAGCTGACCGAGGGGCGCGGCGTGGACATCGTCGTCGACCCCGTCGGCGGCGACCGGGTCACCGACTCGCTGCGGTCGCTGGCACCGGCGGGCCGGCTGCTGATCATCGGCTTCACCGGCGGCGACATCCCGACCATCAAGGCAAATCGACTGCTGCTCAACAACGTTGATGCGGTCGGCGTGGGCTGGGGCGCATGGGCGCTGTCGCATCCCGGCTACCTGGCCGAGCAGTGGGACCAGCTGGAAGCGCTGCTGGCCGCGGGCACGGTGTCCGCCCCGCAGCCGCAGGTCTATCCGATGGAGCAGGCCGGCGCCGCGATGGCGTCGTTGGAGAACCGCACCGCGCGCGGCAAGGTCGTGCTGCAGATCCGATAGCCGATCAGCGCAGCTCGTCGATGATCTCGGCCTGGATCTGCACCGGCAGCGGGCCGCCGGAGTACATGCACACGGTGTCGGCGATGCCCTCGGCCCGCTCACGGATATGGGCGGCAATGTCTTTCGGCGAGCCCACCGCCGCGATGGTGCGCAGCACGTCGTCGTCGATCAGGGAGCCCATCTCCTGCCAGCGGCCCTGCTTGGACAGCGCGTGCAGGTCGGTCTGCAGATCGCCCCAGCCGTGCGTCTCCAGCACCGGCCGGTAGGCGGGCGTGGAGCCGTAGAACGCCAGCAGTTGCCGGGTGCCGGCGTGATCCGAATCGTCCAGCCCCGGGGACACGATGATCTCGGGCACCACGTTGAACTCGGTGCGGCCGGACGCGGCCAGCCCGGCCCGCACCGCCGACATCGTGTGCTCGCGCAGGAATTTCGTGGTTCCGAACGGCATTACCAACAGTCCGTCGGCGTGCTCGGCGGTCGCCCGGGTCAGCCGCGGCCCCAGCGCCCCCACATAGATGGGCGGCGGACCATACGGGTTGGCCCCCGGGCTGAAAGTGGGGGTCATCAGCCGGTGCGTGTAGAACTCGCCGCGGAAGTTCAGCCGCTCCCCCGTCGACCAGGTGGCAAAGATCGCCCGCAGCGCCGCGATGAGTTCCACCATGCGGTCCACGGGCCGATCGAAGTCGGCGCCGAAACGCTTCTCGATCTGCGTGCGGATCTGGGTACCCAGCCCCAGCACAAACCGGCCTTGCGACAAGAGCTGATGATCGATCGCCTGGTGGGCGAGGTGAATCGGGTTGCGCGGAAACGCGATTGCCACATTCGTCATGAGGTCCAGGCCGCCGACGGTGCTGGCCAGCGTCAGCGGCGTGAAAACGTCATGAGGCCCCTCGAAGGTGAACACCCCCGCCGCTCCCGCTTCGCGCAGCGCGTGCGCGCGCTCGATCGCATCAGTGGGACCCGCCAGCGCCGTCAGAACTTTCACTCCGCACCTCCGCGTGCAGCCTAGTACCTGCTTGACTGGACCCATGCGTACGCAAGCAGATGTCGTGGTGGTCGGAGCGGGTTTCGCGGGGTTGACCGCCGCGCGGGAACTGAATCGTCGAGGACACGACGTGGTGGTACTGGAGGGCCGCGACCGGGTCGGCGGGCGTTCGTTCACCGGCACGGTCGCGGGCACACCCGTCGATCTCGGCGCCACCTTCGTCGGCCCGACCCAGGACGCGGTGTTGGAGTTGGCCGCCGAATTGGGCTGCGCCACCACGGCGACGTTCTGCGAGGGCCAGA from Mycolicibacterium sp. MU0053 includes:
- a CDS encoding phosphotransferase family protein, encoding MANEPTTDSVTVENVDRLQRSSRDVTELPKLLSQWLSRVTNGALSPEITVESGIDSNGMSSETIILTGRWDEDGTPVEQKWVARVAPTAADVPVFSSYRLDHQFEVMRLAGELTDVPVPRVRWLEDTGSVLGAPFFLMDHVDGVVPPDVMPYTFGNNWFADAPPEQQRALQDRSVEVIAKLHSIPHAEQTFGFLADAAGPGDTALRRQFGWLKDWYEFAVPDLGRSALVDRALKWLEDHFPTDVAASESVLVWGDARIGNVLYRDFEPVAVLDWEMATLGPRELDVSWIIFAHLVFQELCGLAGLPGLPDVLREEDVRATYRDRTGVELGDLRWFYIYSAVIWCCVFMRTGARRVHFGEMEKPADIETLFYHRSLLEKLLEGNA
- a CDS encoding TetR/AcrR family transcriptional regulator, which encodes MKPDQAPLDKAAAAGRPRDPRIDAAILAATGDLLVEVGYANLTMAAIAERAGTTKTALYRRWSSKAELVHEAAFPAAPTALAMPAGDIAADIRAMIAAAKDVFTSPLVRAALPGLIADMAADADLNARVMRRFIDVFGAVRIRLVEAERRGEVHADIDPDRLVEVIGGATLLRMLLAPDIVVDDAWVDQTTAIVVHGVRR
- a CDS encoding NADH-quinone oxidoreductase subunit M, coding for MNDFPILTVLWALPLLGAAVIILLPAALQRFAKVAGVAVSLAVLAIALMLAVQFDPAGAQYQFVEDMAWIPSFGTGYILGLDGIALVLVVLTAVLVPLLLLAGWTDADDTPGEKQLLSGRAPHAYVALTLAVEGMVLIALLALDVLLFYVFFEAMLIPLYFLIGGFGAHRAGRSRAAVKFLLYNLFGGLIMLAAIIGLYVVTAGSDAFDGGTFDFRAIVAAVANGELDVNPAVMHALFLGFMLAFAIKAPLWPFHRWLPDAAVESKPATAVLMMAVVDKVGTFGMLRYCLPLFPDSATLFAPAIMVLAVISIIYGAILAFGQTDFMRLIAYTSISHFGFIILGIFVMTSQAQSGSTLYMINHGLSTAALFLIAGFLVSRRGSRVIADYGGVQTVAPVLAGTFLVAGLATLSLPGLAPFISEFLVLIGTFTRYPVLAVLASAALVLSAIYVLWMYQRMMTGPVTAGSENVRDLIPRELAVVTPLIALLLVLGFYPKPALDLINPAIQHTLTTIGQTDPSPAVAEGAAE
- a CDS encoding SDR family NAD(P)-dependent oxidoreductase, which encodes MSMARLDGDVAIVTGASRGLGRAVALALAAEGAKVAVVARTEQVWNERLPGTIGETVAEIEQAGGTAVAIRADLTVREDLPRIVAEARDALGPTTILVNNAAFTAPGRPPKDGAAAPAAKPDKPAKPLAPAADWPAFVGTPVHAFRRHFEIAVFAAYELMQLVTPDMITAGRGAIINISSVASRIPGSGPYEDFSGGILPGYGGSKAALEHLTSSAAYELQRRNISVNALSPSQAMMTPGLSYYRADFENAGSEDDFAEAVVRLALVDPNRVTGRTVGHRDVLDGTFAPFGS
- the nuoN gene encoding NADH-quinone oxidoreductase subunit NuoN, translated to MTTVLALQAPSVEYAQLSPMLIVIGVAVAGVLVEAFLPRRLRYRTQLLLSLGGLSAALIAAGILLRDLGDGTGTSAVTGSVAVDAPALFLQVTVLVIAILGVLLIAERRAPSPESDDPAGGLDAFTPQAAAVPGSVAEKEATRAGIIQTEVFPFTMFAVTGMLLFGAADDLLTMFIALEVLSLPLYLVCGLARHRRLLSQEAALKYFLLGAFSSAFFLYGMALLYGYSGTFALTGIADAIAEPGGQSSRVALVGVGLVAVGLLFKVGAVPFHSWVPDVYQGAPTPITGFMAAATKVAAFGAMLRLFYVAVPELQAGWRPMMWAVAIATMVIGTVAAVRQTNVKRLLAYSAVSHAGFILTGVVALTDSGVSSTLFYLFAYGFSTLGAFAVVGLVRDSTGAEDSEMARWAGLGRRYPLVGAVFALFLLAFAGIPLTSGFVSKFAVFKAAGEGGAMPLVVVGVVASAIAAYFYIRVIVWMFFTDPPPDAPVVVVPSWTGKATVGLTAGITLLLGALPQPLLDLANNSTQFLR
- a CDS encoding enoyl-CoA hydratase; the encoded protein is MSVVTTTDHGAVRVITMNRPEARNALGHLLIETLYGAFADADADPAVRAVVLTGTDPAFCAGVDLKEAERLGDAYFARFQSHNCITKPAEMSTPIIGAVNGPVFTGGLEMALACDFLIASERAVFADTHARVGILPGGGMTARLPQRVGAGMARRLSMTGEVVDAARAERIGLVTEVVAHERLLPHAVDLATQIAEVPAPTMAGLKEIYRRGWAGVTDAALATEKQIAGAQQLDAAGLAQRRADVMARNKSQIP
- a CDS encoding thioesterase family protein, whose translation is MQTATLTPYFVADGDQFVPNEIAQGGWGPTLGGQVVGGLLARSIDAQRVDADLIPVRLTVDMLRRVATEPVQVRAEVLRVGGRMQSMAATMTQHGEVVARASALCLRRGEQPGEQAWSTPIEMPPLPREPAEFDNAIPMFVKAYGRDPGIKGGMEWQHDGPRYAWVREVRELIAGEPNSPFVQAALAVDVTASMTGFTTSGLGFINADYTLTLCRLPEGPYIGMAALTHYSAAGLATGTASLFDAQGPIGTGVTTAIANPHFGARSFVRSAGSK